In the genome of Populus trichocarpa isolate Nisqually-1 chromosome 10, P.trichocarpa_v4.1, whole genome shotgun sequence, the window ACTGCTTGGCACTCTGCCTTGCAAGCATGCTGCTGTGTGCACATGGACTATCTGGTTTCATCAGTTTTCTAATAGTAATAAGAACCCTACTGCTTGGCACTCTGCCTTGCAAGCATGCTGCTGTGTGCACATGGACTATCTGGTTTCATCAGTTTTCTAATAGTAATAAGAACCTTTTGAACTGTATTTTGAGATTCCAAATCATTGGTTTGCTTACATAAAGGTTGATTAAAAGTCCTCTATTTTAACAAGAAATGGCAATTTCCCTTTCGTGCTAGAACTGTTTTCCCATCAATCTAGATGTAGGTAGAAGATAACGTTCtttatctttctatttttgttaaGACCAACTTTCACTTCCTATTTTTATGCAATGAATATTTGGCTGGCTGTAGAAGGATGTGTCCTGTGAATCTTGCATTTAAATTGTTCAACTTTTAACTGTTCCCTGTGTAAGGGGATTGGTGTCTGATATTTATGTTTGTGCCTAATTATACGTGTTTGGATTCTGTATAATGCACAAGTACAAAACGCATGCATAGAATCTAGGGTGTTATAGAAGTTATGCTTCTTGAAAGTGTATTTTCCCAGAGCcatcttaaattttattcacaTGGTGTGGCTTTTGCATGATGTTTTCATTTGATTATAAGCCTATTATCTTTTCAAAGCTTTTCATTtgttgccccccccccccccccccccaatctCTACTTTTAAATGGTCTTTCTTAAGGTGCTCTGATTATCAAGCCTGTATGCTGATATGTGAAGTTAATTGTTCCATATCTGCAGGGTGCTACTCTGGCAACTTTCACCAAGACACCAAGCAATTTGCCTGAGACCTCTGTGGCCCCTGTCCACCCCCTTCCTACCAAGGTATCttcaatttcaaacacaaatGAAAATAAGGGAGTTAGTATTGCCAGATCTCATGAGGTTCCTGGAAAATCTAGTACAGATGGGACAACTTCAGCTGCTGGGAAAAGTGGAAATCTATCACTTGATGCTTTAGCGAAAGCTAAGAAAGCCTTACAAATGCAGAAGGAACTGTCAGAGAAGCTGAAGAAGCTACCCCTGGTAAGTTCCCATCATGGAATTTCTATGACATTCTTGTATGTGCTGTTGTTTCCCTATATCTCTTTGTCATGTCCAAATATTTATACACCCTCTTTCTTTCTGCGATTCCAGTACATATTGACTGTTTCTGTTCTTTGCTCTTGTAGTCGAGTAAGGGTAATAAAAGTTCAGGTGGTAGCTTACAAGGTCCATTGTCATCAGCAACCATTACTACTGCTGTTTCAGTAGAGGCAATGCCAAGTTCATCCACCTCATCTACTAGTACTATGGTGTCTGTAAAGCCACCTGCAACTGGCATGGCACCTCCGCCTGATATTACTAGCATGCCCAATTATGAAGCTGTTAAACGTGCCCAGGAACTCGCTGCTAAAATGGGATTTCGCCAGGACCCTGAGTTTGCTCCTCTTATAAACTTTTTCCCTGGTCAGTTGCCAGCAGAAGTCTCTGCGCTGCAGAAACCTTCTAAGGCCCCTGTTCTTCGTGTGGATGCACTTGGTAGGGAAATAGATGAACATGGAAATGTGGTGAATGTGACTAAACCAAACAACCTCAGCACCCTAAAGGTTGGGTAATCTCTATAAGACTGgtctttttattatctttttgttAGACCTGTGATATTTAAATAGTGATTGTGTAGGGCTGTAATGTGATACATTTGGATTTTTTCAGGTCAACATCAACAAGCAGAAAAAGGAAGCATTCCAGATTCTTAAACCTGAATTGGATGTGGATCCTGAATCAAATCCTTATTTTGATGCAAAAATGGGAATTAATAAGAATAAATTCTTGAGACCCAAACGGATGACTTTCCAGTTTGTAGAGGAAGGCAAGTGGTTAAAAGAAGCTGAAATAATGAAACTGAGGGTACTTCTTGCAAACTCTGCACCTTTTTGCTGTCATTGCTATTTTCATTGTGTGCGTgtatttatactttttatttgcTTAACTCAGAATCAATttggagaagaaagagaaaaggataTGAAGGCAAGGCAAGCATTACATGCGAAGGCAAAGGCAGCTCCTGATATAAATCCTAATTTGATAGAGGTATCAGAGCGAGTTACAACCAAAGCAAAGCCTAAGGATCCAATTCCTGATATTGAGTGGTGGTAAGTTTACATTTACTTCTCTTTATATAATATGATTCTTCTCAATAACAAcacttgttgtttttttgttgcagAATTGGTTCCACATTGTACACTTGAATTTGAGCCTGAATGATCTAACTGGAATGATTGTTTGCTAATTCTCATTTTAGGAACAATTGCTTGTCACTGGAAATGctctatttcaaaaaaatctttatttgatCCTTCTTTGTACGTGCTGTATAAGGATGGCTAGGGATTGATGAGCTGTTTTTTCGTTGCAACTGCTTGAGTAGATTCTAAGATTCTGTAATGTCTGAGGTTCAGCAATGACTGAATCTTAAAGTTGTGTTCTACTTGTTCACAGAGTTGATCAGAGTGGCTTTTTAACCAGGGTTGTGCCAAACTTTGAATCCTGTTCTGATTCCTTTAAGCTACTTTTCCCAGTGGTTTATCCTGGCTATCGCATGCTCAATGAGTCCCACAACCTAGTTAAAAACAGTCTCTGAGCAAAAAAATAGGTCTAGTACATCCTAAGCTCCTTAGTCTACAATCTCGGGGTTTCCTTCTTTTGAAGCCCAAGAAGGGTTTAATGTATATGTCTGGCTGTTTGTGAATACTTCAAATTAGAATAATTACAGATAGTGGGAGAACTTTTGTTTTGGTTATTCTATGTACTTTagcttttcttcttattctcaTATCGGTCATTCTTGTCTTAGTTGGAAAGGAATTAATCTGTTTGTGGTTGCTTAATTTCAGGGATGTACCTCTGTTGACTAGTGGGACTTATGGTGAGGATGTTGATGATCTCAAGACCCAGCGTAGATTGAAAATGGAGAAAATTACTATCTATGTGGAGCACCCACGTCCAATTGAGCCCCCGGCTGAGCCAGCTCCTCCCCCACCTCAACCTTTGAAGCTAACTAAGAAGGAGCAGAAGAAGCTCCGTACACAGCGTCGCCTTGCTCGGGAAAAAGATAAACAGGAGATGATTAGACAAGGCTTGATTGAACCTCCAAAACCAAAGGTTAAGATGAGCAATCTAATGAAAGTTCTTGGCTCTGAAGCAACACAAGATCCAACTAGACTTGAAAAGGAAATTCGTACTGCAGCTGCTGAACGTGAACAAGCACATATTGATCGTAATACTGCACGTAAGCTCACTCCCGCTGAGCGTCGTGAAAAGAAGGAGAGAAAGCTCTTTGATGACCCAAATACTGTGGAAACTATTGTTTCTATTTACAGAATCAACGATCTTTCAGACAAGAAAACTCGCTTCAAAGTTGATGTCAATGCTCACGAGAATCGCTTGACTGGATGCACGGTGATTACAGAGGGAATTTGTGTGGTGGTTGTTGAAGGGGGGAGCAAATCCATCAAAAGATATGGAAAACTAATGCTTAGGCGTATAAACTGGGCTGAAGCTGTAAATGAGGATGAAGGAGGTGACAATGACGAGAAACCTATGAACAAATGTGTGCTAGTGTGGCAAGGTAGTGTTGCCAAACCTAACTTCCACAGGTTTTCTTTGCATGAGTGTGTGACTGAAGCTGCAGCCCGAAAATATTTTGCTGATGCTGGTGTTGCCCACTATTGGGATCTTGCTGTCAATTTCTCCGAAGATCAAATGTGAGAGGCTGCTTTGAAGAAAGAGTGTTTTCAGGTCATTACTGATCTTTGTCAAAGTCTAGTTACTTCAATTTGCGGCTAAGAGTTCTGAGATAACTTTGATGCAATTTTTCACCTATATGTGGCTTTCAGATCATTGAAAGTAGATATATTGCTTTAAGATACGTGTTGGTTTAAATCCCATGTTTCTGAACCGTTCTGTCCATGGGGTTAGGCAGAAAAATGCTTGAAAGCTTCGAATTTTAAATGTAGATGCTATTGTCAGATTGAATAGCTAAAGGAGTATTCTGATGGTTGATCTTTCTTCAAGGCAGTGTGGCAACTACTAGGTTTGTCTGGATATCTAATTGAATTGTCAGATAACAGTTATATGTTGCTTTAAGATAGACTAATCTCGAGTTTTGCTAATGCCCAATTACAGCATGCTTACTGATGGTGTTGGGAATTGCAGTGGCCTGTGCATGCAGAAAGTGGCAAGTACATTTATTATGTAATGTTTAGGGATCAGCATTTGTTGATGCAGCTGTTAAGGCTGTCGGTCAACAATGTTAATAAAATCACGCTGCCGCCTTTCCGAGAGGTACTCGTAACGTACTTGTGAATTAAGGATGAAGACGTCCAAGCTCTTGCTGTCCATAAATGGGATGTTGGGGGACATTAGTGCATTGAGCTTTGATATTTCTTGGCACATCCCCTATCGCCTGAGCATTTATAGCAATTTTTGGAAGGGAGGCTTCTTGTGCCGCCGGAGCCTGCCatcatttatttcaataatttcatctaacaaaattgaatttccTGGCTAAAGACAAGCATATCTTCAACAACAGTCATTTTTTCATCTCATAATTGAGGATTACGTGAACCGGAGGTGCACCGGCATCGGGCAACTATATTTAAACTGACCTCCTAAAAGCGCTAATATGGGAGCATAGAACGAAGAAAATGGTAATCgggctttgttttttctctcccGTGGGATGGTATCTTTTCCTTCACGGACCGGGACTGAGCTCACATTCAGTTTAGTTAGTTAAAGGCACGTTATTGACATCGGATTACAAGACTAGGAGATTCATAAGAATTTACTTCTACGTTATTAGATAAAAGGTTTTAGAGAAaagttgtaaaattaaaaattagtattGTTTACtgcaaattaattttctaaatgttttttactcataaatataaatatataaaaataatattttattattattttttaaaatttatttttaagcataaaaaaacaattaatatcaagaaaaaaaaaatcaaaacggtTATAATTGCCTCAAGTTAAgttacttgattaattaattggaGGGAGTAAATGGGCACCTTAATGTTACTATTTGGGCCTAAAAAAGTACTAAATAGTAGTCAACGAATCCTATTGACTAAGGTAAACCACGTGTACGCGTTGAAATGGACAGATTACCCTGGAGTATAGAAAAAGTTTTAGGTAAAGTATGAAGAGAAGAGTTTCTCTTTTGCTCCAGAAGATTAAGAACATGCAGCTTGATAAAGACGGGTAACAAAACAATCTGCAGGCCTTCTTCCTCTTTTGAAGGTTGACTTTGGAGTTCactgtgacaaaaaaaaacagttgagAAATGAGCCCCATGCCCTTGCACATGCCTGTTCGCTTTATGcccatgttttattttgactAGGGAGATTTCTCACAGCTTTATTTGTAGGTGCGGGTTAGCTTGAAATTTGGTGAGTGACGGTAGCCTATCTACATTGAACCACCGAGTGTCTTGTGTGTACCAAAAATATAATGCATTTTTGTGAACCTGTTGCTTACACTCCTTTTCCGTTCCCTTTTTGAGATATTCTAAGCATGCTAGTGGGCACTTCATGGCTAACAAGACCacctttgttttattattattttttaattttgagttgtGGAAATTGTCCTTTGTACTTGCGATAGGCCATGATCGTATATATGTGCCTTCTTTTcccattttatatattttccctttttcttgaATTGGTTGAACTAAATAGCTTAAATATTCAACAAGCTCGATCCCATTCGTTGGAGGAGCCCATATCTGGTCCGTGTTGCTTGTAATTTAAAATTCCATTTTGAGCTACCTAGATAGAGTGTTAGAAGCATGCATGCCTCTATATGCACATCGACTAGTTCTTGAGAgagatttgattaatttgagGTTTACTATATTCATTCAATTTCATGGCAACGCCAATAATATTCTCTAAGTTTCCATTGAAGGTTTTCGTGTGTAATGAACAGCTAACTTCGCATCCATAATCGGTGGTTTAATGCTGTAAAATTACTATAAGTTGCCATGTTTAGAGATTAATAATAGGCTCGGGATAGCTTTAATTACATTATCTAAACTCGAATGGCTCCTTTTTCTTCAGGAAGCAAGCAGGAAGATTTGGTTAGATTGTTAGCTGTAGGATCTCATATAAAGGGGTGCCAACTTAGCTACTGCTCGATCCCTTTTGTGCTTGCAACCATTGTCGTCTTCTTTGAGGTACGAAAAGTAAATAATACATCCAGTTGTGTGTTCCAAAATTCGTTATTTGCTCGAATTATTAATTCATTTGCGTACCCTTTAGTAAGGAGTTGATCTAATAACTGATTTTGTTTCAAACAACCGTGCAAATCTAAAAGCTAACTACACAAGCCCACGCTACGCTACTGGCATAAATTCACACaactttgcttttaatttttatatttcaagaataattttatgttattttttaatatatattttaaataaaaattatttaaacttgaaatttatacatatttatattatcttgtatttttaatttttattaaataaaataaaagtggtaagatttgaactcataatcatttaattgttaaaattttaattttatatataaaaaaaatattttacctcAATAACTAACTTAAAATAAGTGAAGtgaaacttaaaatataatttatttatttttattaaataaataaaaataataaaataaataaagataataaaattgaagattttAACATTTTGAACGCAGTAGTCCTACCAGTACGGAAGCCGCCTAACACTAGCTAAGCTAGAAACGCAACATCTAGGGCAGTACTGGTGGAGTTATGAACGCTGTGATTTTTATTCTGTTCACCCTGCGCGGATTAAAATGTTAAGATGAAAAGTGGATATATTTGTCCCTAAAGATTTGCATGATTCTCAATTGGGTCATcagacaaaataaattttcaattggaTCCCCCATCCATTAATCACTGCCCAATTAAATCACCATTATATACGATATGACAACAAATCGCATCGTTTTGAGACAGATgggtcatcattttttttttctttttcttttttctcctgaGTGTTTCGAAGggcataactttttttaaaaaaagggttaattaATTGGATAATGTTCAATAGACaggaaagtttttttattgggaaTTGTTTTAAATCGAGGACCTAATTTAGATTTGGGCAGTACTTGACGGGTCCTCTGTCCAAAAGTTATTAATATATTCAAGGAAAGTAATTTGAAATTTCACGTCAGGGTAAGAAGTAATTTTCAGTTTCGAAGGCTGGAAAACGTGGAGAGCAGCAGAAAACGAGACTTTCTCATGCAACCTGCAGCCTTCGACATGCTTGACGAGGCCTTGGGTTCTGGAACAGATAGAATCAATTCGGGGGCACAAGATAGCTTACATGCATGTGAAGAAATATACATCACGAACCCTCCAGCATGGTACAACCAGGTTATTTTCGAACTTTTGACAAGTTCGGCTCCAcatcttaattatatttatggtGTTCAACCATTTATTGAGTGATTGTTTGGCTGTAtggtagtttattttttttttaactataaaaaaattatttaattagttaattagtttattttttacatcgAGTTCCACACATTATCAATATCCAAGCACAAAAACCAGCTTATATAAGAGGATGTATGTTTGTAGAAActaaaataatctattttatattcatgaagatttattttttatttattttaaatgcaaaaatatattttaaaaaactatatttaaaaaattgtaactaaaaatattttttaaatgtgtttttttaaaaattataactataaaaaccttcacaatatcaaatatatatttaggcTCCCAACCTTCACATGTATGAATGATAATTTAATCCGAATCCAGTGGACACCGATCTGACCTGAATGAGTGGGTATTTTTTGGACTTGATTGATAGTTAAGTCAGACCCGAAGTCCGCATAAACCTAACCcgtaatatatatttatattatgtaaatatatttgtagaatatttagatttttttaatataatatgatatatatatactttaatattgacatgaaatatatatatatatatatatatatatatatatatataatatttatcattttatcatttaataaatatatacatgctttatatatattattttattttttattgattagtaaataataaataataaataataaatattcaatatctGAAACTCAATAAATAGTTTATTAATACTTAAACGTTTTACtcgataaataataaataaattatgattatatatTGCCATTCCAAATGGTGCGTGTGTAGACAACTAATTACCTAAacatttcaagtaaaaatttatgaaatcatTTGCATGCAGACCACACAAACAGTACTAATTTATTCTGCTACTgtcatttatttcttttgaataatcgtgtatatatattttctctaatatttgaattaaactaaatttgtaaataaaataaaattaaagtgtttGATTCAATAACCAACCAATCACTAAATCCCCTAATTAATCGATATTTCAACGTAACAGCCGAGTCAACTCGCTATTTTCGGGCTCACCATAGAAGCAGGTTTCTTCATCAACCAGATGCATCGGGTCGGAATTAACTAGTTTCTCGGTCTAACCAGACAGACCAAGTCAGATTCAGATCATAATAGCACTGCAGAGGAGGCGATAGAAGTTACCATACATCTTACCCGTTTACTTGGACTACAACTCTGCTTACGCAAACAGTAGATCAACACCCAACCTACTTTTAACCCTAAATACAAACACCACCAACGAAACCCATTTTGCCACATGTCAACTCCCACTACCCTTAAGCACCCACGTGTCATGTCCCATTCCCCCGAAGAAAAGAAGACGTATAGGCAACAGATTAGGAGATTTAGGTCACCTTTCTCTCACCACCTCCCGCCTCCTCTTCACACAGTAAAATGACACcgcttaaacataattaaacttgaaaactTAATTAACACAGTAATTACCCACACACTTTCCCTTTTgcaattcaattcaaatcatTATATATAGAAGAAATCACAAAACTCTAAAACAGAGACGCATCTAAAAACAACCAGAACTTCTCATTTTGCTCCTCCTTTCCTTCTAAAACCCCCAACCAAACACCACCTCCACCGCCACTGCCACAagaaaccacaacc includes:
- the LOC7489610 gene encoding protein RDM16 isoform X1 encodes the protein MDRSSKRTRDDRDRDHHKHRSRDDKHRDSSDSHHHRSERESHHRDHHKSSRRDDTKRERSREREESVDRRERSHDHKSSSSSRREDRERSYDAREEREGSRERKREKREREIEEEDYFERKKRKERGGSEDRVVVDKEKRSRRRFGEKVKEEDNSIDTNNNGNSFENVKSVDLSEVRVKEEVNGQPTGGGSGSTTENGGVSTANGATLATFTKTPSNLPETSVAPVHPLPTKVSSISNTNENKGVSIARSHEVPGKSSTDGTTSAAGKSGNLSLDALAKAKKALQMQKELSEKLKKLPLSSKGNKSSGGSLQGPLSSATITTAVSVEAMPSSSTSSTSTMVSVKPPATGMAPPPDITSMPNYEAVKRAQELAAKMGFRQDPEFAPLINFFPGQLPAEVSALQKPSKAPVLRVDALGREIDEHGNVVNVTKPNNLSTLKVNINKQKKEAFQILKPELDVDPESNPYFDAKMGINKNKFLRPKRMTFQFVEEGKWLKEAEIMKLRNQFGEEREKDMKARQALHAKAKAAPDINPNLIEVSERVTTKAKPKDPIPDIEWWDVPLLTSGTYGEDVDDLKTQRRLKMEKITIYVEHPRPIEPPAEPAPPPPQPLKLTKKEQKKLRTQRRLAREKDKQEMIRQGLIEPPKPKVKMSNLMKVLGSEATQDPTRLEKEIRTAAAEREQAHIDRNTARKLTPAERREKKERKLFDDPNTVETIVSIYRINDLSDKKTRFKVDVNAHENRLTGCTVITEGICVVVVEGGSKSIKRYGKLMLRRINWAEAVNEDEGGDNDEKPMNKCVLVWQGSVAKPNFHRFSLHECVTEAAARKYFADAGVAHYWDLAVNFSEDQM
- the LOC7489610 gene encoding protein RDM16 isoform X2; this translates as MQKELSEKLKKLPLSSKGNKSSGGSLQGPLSSATITTAVSVEAMPSSSTSSTSTMVSVKPPATGMAPPPDITSMPNYEAVKRAQELAAKMGFRQDPEFAPLINFFPGQLPAEVSALQKPSKAPVLRVDALGREIDEHGNVVNVTKPNNLSTLKVNINKQKKEAFQILKPELDVDPESNPYFDAKMGINKNKFLRPKRMTFQFVEEGKWLKEAEIMKLRNQFGEEREKDMKARQALHAKAKAAPDINPNLIEVSERVTTKAKPKDPIPDIEWWDVPLLTSGTYGEDVDDLKTQRRLKMEKITIYVEHPRPIEPPAEPAPPPPQPLKLTKKEQKKLRTQRRLAREKDKQEMIRQGLIEPPKPKVKMSNLMKVLGSEATQDPTRLEKEIRTAAAEREQAHIDRNTARKLTPAERREKKERKLFDDPNTVETIVSIYRINDLSDKKTRFKVDVNAHENRLTGCTVITEGICVVVVEGGSKSIKRYGKLMLRRINWAEAVNEDEGGDNDEKPMNKCVLVWQGSVAKPNFHRFSLHECVTEAAARKYFADAGVAHYWDLAVNFSEDQM